Proteins encoded together in one Polaribacter reichenbachii window:
- a CDS encoding TonB-dependent receptor has protein sequence MRKFLLITLLAMSQFLAAQERGKLTGLLTDKESNNEPLPFANVLIKGTDIGATTDFDGNYSIQVPAGTHTVQFSFLGYKTIEKSFTIKAGGTVTINQLMSAEEGVALDDVVIKTSSTKEKESALLLKQKNATVIVESIGAERLSKIGVSDAAAATTKISGVTKSEGSGDIYIRGLGDRYLSTTMNGLPIPSDDVANKNIDLGLFSTNIINNIGISKTYNTVGYSDQASGTVDITTKKYTKKGFSIGVSGGFNTAVMGLSSDFRNTLNMSDVTFGYHKKPFLLTDAIKYQGWDPSTSDNSTNYGVSFNAAYKFDIFGKELAIFATASHSKSFEYQEGEFRTYRANILDNAFPNLSYDPATALNDSPSVEQYITKINTTGYIRGDIKLNDNHKIGYNTLFVNTGRDNLYEQGRNGLGYVFDQQPQERGAFVRDQNYKQTIMFVNQLNGEHKLSENNKLTWAGGYNFVLAEEPNRIRNEAIIFSDSEVTYADVSDFSQRKSTQRIEDNEFNAYIVDEYSFGITESEYDDKPMKLNFGLNFRNKERAFSSQFVGVSTPGYTPGFPDSGFLVPTVDNISNTFTDLSNYNQAANPMLRVIEQLPDAYSADMTNMAAFTNLSFGLDNKLSGNFGLRFERNEVNIAWNVKNYQGPNGQARAGSLSREYNSVYPSLNLKYQLNDRNSVRFASSLTQTLPEFKEFAPFQYEEPTGRVIQGNPDLERSKVINLDAKWEFFPSRDELVSGTVFYKNIKDPINLALTRGSSGNFEFNNTGEKATVFGIELESRLNIIENEDEKSLLSANFNITKMWFNQDLYTNFQYSDVEESGLQGASDFITNASLSFNSRSEKEFTATVSGNYASDKIFALGSPEDLVNSATLFNDEIIEKGFVSLDLVLSKEITEDFIIKIVGRNLLNPDIQQTQKVTEFDNSGSGAINGVTDMVVQSYKRGSQLSVNFTYKF, from the coding sequence ATGAGAAAATTTTTACTAATTACCTTGTTAGCAATGAGTCAGTTTTTAGCAGCTCAAGAAAGAGGTAAGTTAACAGGTTTATTAACAGATAAAGAATCTAATAATGAACCTTTGCCATTTGCAAACGTACTTATAAAAGGTACTGATATTGGTGCAACAACAGATTTTGATGGTAATTATAGTATTCAGGTTCCTGCAGGAACTCATACTGTTCAATTTAGTTTTTTAGGTTATAAAACAATCGAAAAATCATTTACCATAAAAGCAGGTGGTACAGTTACAATAAACCAATTAATGTCTGCAGAAGAAGGTGTTGCTTTAGATGATGTTGTTATTAAAACAAGTTCTACTAAAGAAAAAGAGTCAGCATTGCTATTAAAGCAAAAAAATGCCACTGTAATTGTAGAAAGTATTGGAGCAGAAAGATTATCTAAAATTGGAGTTTCTGATGCTGCTGCTGCAACAACTAAAATTTCTGGGGTAACAAAAAGTGAAGGTTCAGGAGATATTTATATTAGAGGTTTAGGAGATAGATATTTATCTACAACAATGAATGGTTTACCTATTCCTTCTGATGATGTAGCAAATAAAAATATAGATTTAGGTCTTTTTTCTACCAACATTATTAATAATATAGGGATTTCTAAAACCTATAATACAGTCGGATATTCTGATCAAGCATCAGGGACAGTAGATATCACCACAAAAAAATATACAAAAAAGGGTTTTTCTATAGGTGTAAGCGGAGGTTTTAATACTGCAGTAATGGGTTTAAGTTCAGACTTTAGAAATACACTAAATATGAGTGATGTTACTTTTGGGTATCACAAAAAACCTTTTTTACTTACTGATGCTATTAAATATCAAGGTTGGGATCCATCAACATCAGATAATTCAACAAATTATGGGGTATCTTTTAATGCAGCTTATAAGTTCGATATTTTTGGTAAAGAATTAGCAATATTTGCTACTGCATCTCACAGTAAATCTTTTGAGTATCAAGAAGGAGAATTTAGAACTTATCGTGCTAATATTTTAGACAATGCGTTTCCTAATTTATCTTACGACCCTGCAACAGCTTTAAATGATTCTCCATCCGTAGAACAGTATATTACAAAGATAAATACAACTGGTTATATTAGAGGAGATATAAAATTAAACGATAATCATAAAATTGGTTACAATACCTTATTTGTAAATACTGGTAGAGATAATTTATATGAGCAAGGAAGAAATGGTTTAGGTTATGTTTTTGATCAACAGCCACAAGAAAGAGGCGCTTTTGTAAGAGATCAAAACTACAAACAAACAATTATGTTTGTAAATCAATTAAATGGAGAGCACAAACTTTCTGAAAACAATAAATTAACTTGGGCAGGTGGTTATAACTTTGTTTTAGCAGAAGAGCCTAATCGTATTAGAAACGAAGCTATTATTTTTAGTGATAGTGAAGTAACTTATGCAGATGTATCAGATTTTTCTCAAAGAAAATCTACACAAAGAATTGAGGATAATGAGTTTAATGCGTATATAGTTGATGAGTATTCTTTTGGAATAACAGAAAGTGAGTATGATGATAAGCCAATGAAATTAAATTTTGGTTTAAATTTCAGAAATAAAGAAAGAGCTTTTAGTTCTCAGTTTGTTGGTGTTTCTACACCAGGTTATACACCAGGTTTTCCTGATTCTGGATTTTTAGTTCCAACAGTAGATAATATTTCAAATACTTTTACAGATCTTTCTAATTACAATCAAGCTGCTAACCCAATGTTAAGAGTAATAGAGCAATTACCAGACGCTTATTCTGCTGATATGACAAATATGGCAGCATTTACAAATTTAAGTTTTGGTTTAGATAATAAACTTTCTGGAAATTTCGGATTAAGATTTGAAAGAAATGAAGTTAATATTGCTTGGAATGTAAAGAATTATCAAGGGCCAAATGGACAAGCAAGAGCAGGTTCTTTAAGCAGAGAATATAATTCTGTTTACCCTAGTTTAAATCTTAAATACCAATTAAATGATAGAAATTCTGTTCGTTTTGCCTCTAGTTTAACGCAAACACTTCCAGAATTTAAAGAATTTGCTCCTTTTCAATATGAAGAACCTACAGGACGTGTAATTCAAGGTAATCCAGATTTAGAAAGATCTAAAGTGATAAACTTAGATGCAAAATGGGAATTTTTTCCAAGTAGAGATGAGTTAGTTTCTGGAACTGTATTTTATAAAAATATTAAAGACCCTATAAATTTAGCTTTAACAAGAGGTTCTTCTGGTAACTTCGAGTTTAACAATACAGGAGAAAAAGCAACTGTTTTCGGAATTGAATTAGAAAGCAGATTAAACATCATAGAAAATGAAGATGAAAAAAGTTTATTGAGCGCCAATTTCAATATTACTAAAATGTGGTTTAATCAAGATTTGTACACAAACTTTCAATACTCAGATGTAGAGGAGTCAGGTTTACAAGGAGCTTCTGATTTTATTACAAATGCATCTTTAAGTTTTAATAGCAGATCAGAAAAAGAATTTACAGCAACAGTGTCTGGTAACTATGCATCAGATAAAATATTTGCATTAGGTTCTCCAGAAGATTTAGTAAATAGTGCAACTTTATTTAACGATGAAATTATTGAAAAAGGTTTTGTGTCTTTAGACTTAGTTTTAAGCAAAGAAATTACTGAAGATTTTATAATTAAAATAGTAGGTAGAAACTTACTAAATCCAGATATACAACAAACTCAAAAAGTTACTGAGTTTGATAATTCTGGATCTGGTGCAATAAATGGTGTTACAGATATGGTGGTTCAGTCTTATAAAAGAGGAAGCCAATTGAGTGTTAACTTTACTTATAAGTTCTAG
- a CDS encoding cation transporter, whose translation MKTQKIFTAIAIACFILTGCKTEKKEVKTENVSLAISGMTCEIGCAKTIQSKLSKKEGVLDAKVIFNDSIANIEYDANTTSKKDLIAFVDGIAGGELYKASEASHKKAHTCTEDCKEKCEMTADKKECKEDCTMACCADKKA comes from the coding sequence ATGAAAACTCAAAAAATATTTACTGCAATCGCAATTGCTTGTTTTATACTTACAGGATGTAAAACTGAAAAAAAAGAAGTTAAAACTGAAAACGTATCTTTAGCCATTTCTGGAATGACTTGCGAAATTGGATGTGCAAAAACAATACAATCTAAATTATCTAAAAAAGAAGGTGTTTTAGACGCAAAAGTTATTTTTAATGATAGTATTGCAAACATAGAATATGATGCTAATACAACTTCTAAAAAAGACTTAATTGCTTTTGTTGATGGAATTGCTGGTGGCGAATTATATAAGGCTAGTGAAGCTTCACATAAAAAAGCACATACTTGTACAGAAGATTGTAAAGAAAAATGTGAAATGACAGCAGATAAAAAAGAATGTAAAGAGGATTGTACAATGGCTTGTTGTGCAGATAAAAAAGCTTAA
- a CDS encoding M16 family metallopeptidase, producing the protein MKTKIASLVAILTICFSLNAQVDRTKKPASGPAPQVKFGKADKFKLKNGLTVIVVENHKLPRASASLNIDNKPYFEGDKAGVSSMMGSLLGRGTPTMTKDAFNERVDFLGANISFGSSSAYASSLKRYFEEVLGLMADGVKNSQFTQEEFNKEQKVTLDNIKSNEKSVTTIARRVEDLLTYGAEHPYGEFISKETVNNITLADVKANYNTYYKPNNAYLIVQGDINPKEIKKLVTKLFSDWEAGTIPTTNIPEPKNVETTEINFINMDNAVQSEIAIINNINLKLGDKDYYAALLANRILGGGGTARLYSNLREDKGYTYGSYSSVRQSRYAATFRATASVRNMVTDSSVVEMMKEVNRIRYDKITEAELKNAKAQYVGSFVINVQKPATVAGYALNRELYNLPDDFYENYLKNINAVTIDDVQNAAIKYFKGNKTRIVITGKGIDVLKNLEKTDYVIKYFDSEGNPTVKPPMTMPIPAGVTATTVVDKYIDAIGGTEKVMAVKTTMMVANATVQGMALAMTSKTAAPNKTSQEIAVAGNVMQKSVFDGTTGYQEVRGQKMEMKAEQIEEAKANLVPFSDLAYKAGKLDRIEPIDGINYYVIKFNDTEAFYDLKTGLKIKEVKTVKGPTGEMKVPTTFSNYKTVNGVLFPYSIGIKSGPMDLKFEVKEIKVNEGVSDEDFK; encoded by the coding sequence ATGAAAACAAAAATAGCATCGCTTGTAGCCATATTAACCATCTGTTTTTCGTTAAATGCACAAGTAGACAGAACAAAAAAACCTGCTTCAGGTCCTGCTCCACAAGTAAAATTTGGTAAAGCAGATAAGTTTAAATTAAAAAATGGTTTAACTGTAATTGTTGTAGAAAACCATAAATTACCAAGAGCTTCTGCCAGTTTAAATATTGATAATAAACCTTATTTTGAAGGTGATAAAGCTGGGGTTTCTTCTATGATGGGTAGCCTTTTAGGTAGAGGAACACCAACAATGACTAAAGATGCTTTTAATGAAAGAGTAGACTTTTTAGGCGCTAATATTAGTTTTGGTAGCTCATCTGCTTATGCATCTTCTTTAAAAAGATATTTTGAAGAAGTTTTAGGCTTAATGGCAGATGGTGTAAAAAACTCACAATTTACACAAGAGGAGTTTAATAAAGAACAAAAGGTAACTTTAGACAATATAAAAAGTAACGAGAAAAGTGTTACTACAATTGCTAGAAGAGTTGAAGATTTATTGACTTATGGAGCAGAACATCCTTATGGAGAGTTCATATCAAAAGAAACTGTAAACAACATCACTTTAGCAGATGTAAAGGCAAATTATAATACGTACTACAAACCTAATAATGCTTATTTAATTGTTCAGGGCGATATAAATCCGAAGGAAATTAAAAAGTTAGTTACTAAATTATTTTCTGATTGGGAAGCAGGCACAATACCTACAACCAACATTCCAGAGCCTAAAAATGTAGAAACTACAGAAATTAACTTCATTAATATGGATAATGCAGTTCAGTCTGAGATTGCTATTATCAACAACATCAACCTAAAATTAGGAGATAAAGATTATTATGCTGCACTATTAGCCAACAGAATTTTAGGAGGTGGAGGTACTGCGCGTTTATATTCTAATTTAAGAGAAGATAAAGGATACACTTACGGTTCTTATTCTAGTGTAAGACAGAGCAGATATGCAGCTACATTTAGAGCAACTGCAAGTGTACGTAATATGGTTACAGACAGTTCTGTTGTAGAAATGATGAAAGAAGTAAACAGAATTCGTTACGATAAAATTACAGAAGCAGAACTTAAAAACGCAAAAGCGCAATATGTGGGTAGTTTTGTAATTAACGTACAAAAACCAGCAACTGTTGCAGGCTATGCTTTAAATAGAGAATTGTATAATTTACCAGACGATTTTTACGAAAATTACCTAAAAAATATAAATGCTGTTACTATTGATGATGTACAAAATGCAGCCATTAAATATTTTAAAGGCAATAAAACTAGAATTGTAATAACTGGTAAAGGTATTGATGTACTTAAAAACCTTGAAAAAACAGATTATGTAATTAAATATTTCGATTCTGAAGGTAACCCAACTGTAAAACCACCAATGACAATGCCAATTCCTGCAGGAGTTACAGCAACAACTGTTGTAGATAAATACATAGATGCTATTGGAGGAACAGAAAAGGTAATGGCTGTAAAAACCACAATGATGGTTGCAAATGCTACTGTACAAGGTATGGCTTTGGCAATGACTTCTAAAACTGCTGCACCAAATAAAACATCGCAAGAGATTGCTGTAGCTGGTAATGTTATGCAAAAATCTGTTTTTGATGGTACTACTGGTTATCAAGAAGTAAGAGGTCAAAAAATGGAAATGAAAGCTGAACAGATCGAAGAAGCAAAAGCCAATTTAGTTCCTTTTTCAGATTTAGCTTATAAAGCTGGTAAATTAGATAGAATTGAACCTATTGATGGTATAAATTATTACGTTATAAAATTCAATGACACTGAAGCTTTCTATGATCTAAAAACAGGTTTAAAAATCAAAGAAGTAAAAACTGTAAAAGGACCAACAGGAGAAATGAAAGTACCAACCACTTTTAGCAATTACAAAACTGTAAATGGTGTATTATTTCCATATTCAATTGGCATTAAATCTGGTCCTATGGATTTAAAATTTGAAGTAAAAGAAATAAAAGTAAACGAAGGTGTTTCTGATGAAGATTTTAAATAA
- a CDS encoding M16 family metallopeptidase, which yields MKKSILSFTALVLFVFTTNAQKVEFEEYDLSNGMHVILHQDNSAPVAFIATYYHVGAKDEQPDRTGMAHFFEHLLFEGTKNIKRGEWDKIVSSAGGNGNATTDDDRTYYYEQFPSNEVATGLWLESERLLHPVIEQVGVDTQNEVVKEEKRLRVDNQPYGKFLENVKKNIFKKHPYKGTTIGKMEHLDAATLEEFKAFNKKFYVPNNGTLVVAGDIDKAEVKKMIQDYFGSIPRGAEIERNFPKEDPITETIKAKAYDANISIPAIMAAYRTPAMTTKDSRVLDMISSYFSTGRSSVLYKKLVDTKKMALQTGAINFSQEDYGTYILFGLPQGETSLDDLLEGIDEEIVKLQTNLISENDYQKLQNQFENRFVNSNSTVQGIAGSLAEYYVMFGDTNLINTEIDIFRSISREDIREVAKKYLNPNQRLVLEYLPESQKK from the coding sequence ATGAAGAAAAGTATTTTATCTTTTACTGCTTTGGTGTTATTTGTTTTTACAACAAATGCACAAAAAGTAGAATTTGAAGAGTATGATTTAAGTAATGGGATGCATGTAATACTGCATCAAGACAACTCTGCACCTGTTGCATTTATTGCTACTTACTATCATGTAGGTGCTAAAGACGAACAACCTGATAGAACAGGAATGGCGCACTTTTTTGAGCATTTACTTTTTGAAGGAACTAAAAACATAAAAAGAGGTGAATGGGATAAAATAGTTTCTTCTGCGGGTGGTAATGGAAATGCAACTACAGATGATGATAGAACTTATTATTATGAACAATTCCCATCTAATGAAGTTGCTACAGGTTTGTGGTTAGAGTCTGAAAGACTATTGCACCCAGTTATAGAACAAGTTGGTGTAGATACACAAAATGAGGTTGTTAAAGAAGAAAAAAGATTAAGAGTAGACAATCAGCCATATGGAAAATTCTTAGAGAATGTTAAGAAAAACATCTTTAAAAAACATCCTTATAAAGGAACAACAATTGGTAAAATGGAGCATTTAGATGCTGCAACTTTAGAAGAGTTTAAAGCGTTTAACAAAAAGTTTTATGTACCAAATAACGGAACTTTAGTAGTTGCTGGTGATATTGATAAAGCCGAAGTAAAAAAAATGATTCAAGATTATTTTGGATCGATTCCTAGAGGTGCAGAAATTGAGAGAAATTTTCCAAAAGAAGACCCAATTACAGAAACTATTAAAGCAAAAGCTTACGATGCTAATATTAGTATTCCTGCAATTATGGCTGCTTATAGAACACCTGCAATGACAACAAAAGATTCTAGAGTTTTAGATATGATATCATCGTACTTTAGTACTGGTAGAAGCTCTGTTTTGTATAAAAAATTAGTTGATACTAAAAAAATGGCGTTACAAACAGGTGCCATCAACTTTAGTCAAGAAGATTATGGAACGTATATTTTATTTGGTTTGCCACAAGGTGAAACTTCTTTAGATGATTTACTAGAAGGTATTGACGAAGAAATTGTAAAACTACAAACCAATTTAATTTCTGAAAACGATTATCAGAAATTACAAAATCAATTCGAAAATAGATTTGTAAACTCAAATTCTACAGTACAAGGAATTGCAGGTTCTTTAGCTGAGTATTATGTGATGTTTGGTGATACTAATTTAATTAACACAGAGATTGATATTTTTAGGTCTATCAGCAGAGAAGATATTAGAGAAGTTGCAAAAAAATACTTAAATCCAAATCAAAGATTAGTTTTAGAGTATTTACCAGAATCACAAAAGAAATAA
- a CDS encoding helix-hairpin-helix domain-containing protein, whose amino-acid sequence MEGAGPKAAEALVNAGLDTFAKVAKADPAKLSEILTEASSRLSHLVTTTWPKQAGLAAEGKWDELKELQDRLDGGIEK is encoded by the coding sequence ATTGAAGGTGCAGGACCTAAAGCTGCAGAAGCTTTAGTAAATGCAGGTTTAGATACTTTTGCTAAAGTTGCAAAAGCAGATCCAGCTAAATTGAGTGAAATCTTAACAGAAGCAAGTTCTAGATTATCTCATTTAGTAACTACAACTTGGCCAAAGCAAGCTGGTTTAGCTGCAGAAGGTAAGTGGGATGAATTAAAAGAATTACAAGATAGATTAGATGGTGGTATTGAAAAATAA
- the rpmA gene encoding 50S ribosomal protein L27, translated as MAHKKGVGSSKNGRESESKRLGVKIFGGQAAIAGNIIVRQRGTTHNPGENVYMGKDHTLHAKVDGIVEFQKKRDNRSYVSVTPFEA; from the coding sequence ATGGCACATAAAAAAGGTGTAGGAAGTTCGAAGAATGGTAGAGAATCAGAATCGAAAAGACTAGGTGTTAAAATATTTGGAGGACAAGCTGCAATTGCAGGTAATATTATTGTTCGTCAAAGAGGAACTACTCACAATCCAGGAGAAAACGTTTACATGGGTAAAGATCATACTTTACATGCAAAAGTTGATGGAATTGTAGAATTTCAAAAGAAAAGAGATAACAGATCTTATGTTTCTGTAACTCCTTTTGAGGCTTAA
- a CDS encoding sensor histidine kinase, which produces MKLLLNFTLLLFSIVTIAQNTLTNIKDTYKVEDFILHKKLDSAKHYLAKLEQDSYYNILEKLVKKQELTYREYYIFTSKLSNRQSVKYQEVSEYINENVLKPADKNINLDYFEIIWIQVYKLRDEISIDEAAEKQKELEAYIYSFNQSDRNVIKAKLKSTTHPIVMYQIQGDVENGKKLCLDGLQKSEELEDKELQIIFLYYLSDFLILEGKLQEYIDVCKKSLLLENQLQHTSSYYFSTIENLINAYVYKRGHNDEVIELINILYEEEDRRIHTYSLYAQLIASLDKNSSLKKQILQKFDVTNVKDLVAKFRGLGKDLNSNDTYSLLNFSSYALSAHDYKDLALSYKDLALQTIKKTYSKELSESLANFKTDIAIKEKQKEVELEKVKTKLYAIIAILAFVLFIITLLVLRKIKKQSKELKDKNVLIEKTLQEKELLVKEVHHRVKNNFQIVSSLLELQTKGIEDERALELANEGQNRVKSMALIHQKLYQNESGLIDFDEYIRVLIKELSSMYASKTNVETLISSKNVMFDVDTAIPLGLIINEIITNSYKYAFKSDKKNSLLISLEKEENKDYKLIIEDNGPGLSTDINVKKAKSLGLRLVNRLVKQLHGTLKQTNSKGAKFEIYFKDIHQRQLVN; this is translated from the coding sequence ATGAAACTACTTCTTAATTTTACTTTGTTACTTTTTTCTATAGTAACAATTGCTCAAAATACATTAACTAATATAAAAGACACATATAAGGTAGAAGATTTTATTTTACATAAAAAATTAGATTCTGCTAAGCATTACTTGGCAAAACTAGAGCAAGACAGCTATTACAATATATTAGAAAAGTTAGTAAAAAAACAAGAGTTAACGTATAGAGAGTATTACATTTTTACATCAAAATTAAGCAATAGACAGTCAGTTAAATATCAAGAAGTTTCAGAGTATATTAATGAAAATGTTCTAAAACCAGCAGATAAGAATATAAATTTAGATTATTTCGAAATTATTTGGATTCAAGTTTATAAGCTAAGAGATGAAATATCTATAGACGAAGCTGCAGAAAAACAGAAAGAATTAGAGGCGTATATTTATAGTTTTAATCAATCTGATAGAAATGTAATTAAGGCAAAATTAAAATCAACAACACATCCTATAGTTATGTATCAAATTCAAGGAGATGTTGAAAATGGAAAAAAACTTTGTTTAGATGGTTTACAAAAATCTGAAGAATTAGAAGACAAAGAATTACAAATTATATTTCTATACTATTTGTCAGATTTTTTAATTTTAGAGGGTAAACTACAAGAATATATAGATGTTTGTAAAAAAAGTTTATTACTCGAAAATCAATTGCAGCATACATCTTCATATTATTTTTCTACAATAGAAAATTTAATTAATGCGTATGTATACAAAAGAGGGCATAATGATGAAGTAATTGAATTAATAAATATTTTATACGAAGAAGAAGATAGAAGAATTCATACCTACTCTTTATATGCTCAATTAATAGCTTCTTTAGACAAAAACTCTAGTTTAAAAAAACAAATACTTCAAAAATTTGATGTAACCAATGTAAAAGATTTAGTAGCAAAATTTAGAGGTTTAGGTAAAGATCTAAACTCTAACGATACTTATAGTCTACTAAATTTTAGTTCTTATGCTTTATCAGCTCACGATTATAAAGATTTGGCATTAAGTTATAAAGACCTGGCTTTACAGACTATAAAAAAAACCTACTCTAAAGAATTGTCAGAGTCGCTTGCTAATTTTAAAACTGATATTGCTATAAAAGAAAAGCAAAAAGAAGTAGAATTAGAAAAAGTAAAAACAAAATTGTATGCTATTATTGCAATTTTAGCCTTTGTTTTATTTATAATAACATTATTAGTTTTAAGAAAAATTAAAAAGCAGTCTAAAGAACTAAAAGATAAAAATGTTTTAATAGAAAAAACGCTGCAAGAAAAAGAATTGCTAGTAAAAGAAGTACATCATAGAGTAAAAAATAACTTTCAAATTGTATCGAGTTTGTTAGAATTACAAACAAAAGGGATAGAAGATGAAAGAGCTTTAGAATTAGCAAATGAAGGGCAGAATAGAGTAAAATCGATGGCTTTAATCCATCAAAAGTTGTATCAGAATGAAAGCGGATTAATAGATTTTGATGAATATATTAGAGTTTTAATTAAAGAATTATCATCTATGTATGCTTCAAAAACAAACGTAGAAACATTAATTTCATCTAAAAATGTAATGTTCGATGTAGATACAGCAATTCCTTTAGGCTTAATCATCAACGAAATTATTACAAACTCTTATAAGTATGCGTTTAAAAGTGATAAAAAGAATAGCTTATTAATTTCTTTAGAAAAAGAAGAGAATAAAGATTATAAGTTAATTATAGAAGATAATGGTCCTGGTTTATCTACAGATATCAATGTGAAAAAAGCAAAGAGTTTAGGTTTACGTTTGGTAAATAGGCTTGTAAAACAATTGCATGGAACTTTAAAACAAACAAACTCTAAAGGTGCAAAATTTGAAATTTACTTTAAGGATATTCATCAAAGACAATTAGTAAATTAA
- a CDS encoding LytR/AlgR family response regulator transcription factor has translation MNKIKILVVEDELIIADNICDTLEDLGYEALEPAINYTEALIRIEEEKPDIAILDIQLSGRKTGIDIAKKIRESYNFPFIFLTSNSDAFTLNQAKEVMPPAYLVKPFSKDELYTSIEIALFNFSNKIGKIDKENLIIKNSIFIKEKGSYHKVNFDDILYLKSAHVYIEIILKKHQKIVVRTSLNDIIEKLNDDFIRIHRGYIVNTQYLTQISQNYVKINSDEIPIGKKYKEDILDKINMI, from the coding sequence ATGAATAAGATAAAAATTCTGGTTGTAGAAGATGAGCTAATTATCGCAGATAATATTTGTGATACTCTAGAAGATTTGGGTTATGAAGCCTTAGAACCAGCAATTAATTATACAGAAGCTTTAATTAGAATTGAAGAAGAAAAACCAGATATTGCTATTTTAGACATTCAGTTGTCTGGTAGAAAAACCGGAATTGATATTGCCAAAAAAATAAGAGAATCGTACAATTTTCCTTTTATATTTTTAACTTCTAACTCAGATGCATTTACTCTAAATCAGGCAAAAGAAGTTATGCCACCTGCGTATTTGGTAAAACCTTTTTCTAAAGACGAGTTATATACATCCATAGAAATTGCTTTATTTAATTTTTCTAATAAAATAGGTAAGATTGATAAGGAAAATCTGATTATTAAAAATTCGATTTTTATTAAAGAAAAAGGATCTTATCATAAAGTTAATTTTGATGATATTCTTTACTTAAAAAGTGCACATGTTTACATAGAAATCATTTTAAAAAAGCATCAAAAAATAGTTGTTAGAACTAGTTTAAATGATATTATAGAAAAGTTAAATGATGATTTTATCAGAATTCATAGAGGGTATATTGTTAATACACAGTATTTAACCCAAATATCTCAAAACTATGTAAAAATTAATTCTGATGAGATTCCTATTGGTAAAAAATATAAAGAAGACATTCTAGATAAAATTAATATGATTTAA